The genomic segment AAATTTACTAAAAATCAATCCCGATTTAGACATTACCGCGGTTTGTACCAAAATTACAAACGAGAATATTTTATCTTTATTTGAGGATTGTCAGATCATTGTCGAAGCCTTTGACAAGGTAGAATATAAAAAAATGATTATAGAGGCTTATATGGAGAAAGAACAGTTATTAGTCGCTGCATCCGGTCTTGCTGGTTGGGGCAATAGTGATGAGATAAAAGTCAATAAAATTAAGGATACCTTTTATCTAATCGGTGATTTGAATACTGAGGTAAGTACTGATACACCACCAATGTCACCAAGAGTCAATATAGCGGCAGCAAAGCAAGCGGATACGATTCTTGAATTTGTACTAGGGAAAATGGCATAAAGAAACTTCAAAATATGAAAAGATAAGGAAGGCTCTATAAAATGAGTTCTAAAAGAAAAATAATAAAAGACATTATGGACCAAGAAATTTACTGCATAACAGCTGAAATGTACTCAAACGGTAGAAGTAATATTGAAATGGTTACTGAAATGGTCAAGGCTGGTGCTAAAATTATTCAATATCGTGAAAAAGAAAAGAAATTGAAGGACAAATACGAGGAATGTAAACTTATTAGAGCAATAACACACGAAGCAGGGGTTACATTTATTGTAAATGATGATTTAGACATTGCCATACTTGTTGGCGCTGATGGTGTACATATTGGTCAGGATGATCTGCCAATCGAACAGGTGAGAAGGCTTGTTGGTGATGAAATGATTATTGGTTTGTCAACACATTCTGCTTTGCAGGCTCAAGACGCAGTAGAGCGTGGGGCGGATTATATTGGCGTTGGTCCAATCTTCAAAACTGCTACTAAAAAAGACGTTTGTGATCCTGTAGGATATAAATATCTGGATTATGTTGTTCAAAATATTGAAATTCCTTTTGTAGCCATTGGGGGTATTAAAGAGCAACAGATAGCT from the Firmicutes bacterium HGW-Firmicutes-1 genome contains:
- the thiE gene encoding thiamine phosphate synthase; this encodes MSSKRKIIKDIMDQEIYCITAEMYSNGRSNIEMVTEMVKAGAKIIQYREKEKKLKDKYEECKLIRAITHEAGVTFIVNDDLDIAILVGADGVHIGQDDLPIEQVRRLVGDEMIIGLSTHSALQAQDAVERGADYIGVGPIFKTATKKDVCDPVGYKYLDYVVQNIEIPFVAIGGIKEQQIAEVVKHGAKCIALVTDITGAENVKDKMRRLKKLAFGYETVANAEVL
- the thiF gene encoding thiamine biosynthesis protein ThiF; the protein is MNEFEKGLLKYLGKARLEHIQSYKIAIAGAGGLGSNCAWNLVRCGFKKFIVVDFDRIENSNLNRQFYFSNQLGEEKAHTLKENLLKINPDLDITAVCTKITNENILSLFEDCQIIVEAFDKVEYKKMIIEAYMEKEQLLVAASGLAGWGNSDEIKVNKIKDTFYLIGDLNTEVSTDTPPMSPRVNIAAAKQADTILEFVLGKMA